The Podospora pseudocomata strain CBS 415.72m chromosome 1 map unlocalized CBS415.72m_1, whole genome shotgun sequence genome has a segment encoding these proteins:
- the TGL1 gene encoding cholesterol esterase (COG:I; EggNog:ENOG503NUHK; MEROPS:MER0208659), with protein MPVPFLGRLNPTEYAALVGSFLLVGLEAFIRIFTLALPPSLLQLCYGISRRLFNRWTSPAQKRAEQRRKSVSASIRDASDFVDLCAMFGYTAEEHVVRTEDGYLLGIHRLAWRKGEEERRVNRGPTSVKKKVVYLHHGLLMNSEVWVCLTDEQRALPFALVEKGFDVWLGNNRGNKYSKKSIRYSPTTTEFWNFSIDQFALHDIPNSISYILEITGQPSLSYIGFSQGTAQAFASLSIHPKLNEQVNVFIALAPAMSPAGLSNGIVDALVKASPQVLFLLFGRRSILSSATMWQSILYPPLFTKLIDLGLSFLFNWQTKNISTSQKLAAYPHLYSFTSTKSVVHWFQIIRTKSFQMYDDDVHRPLISATSNKYTKVARYPTRNIKTPIVLVYGGSDSLVDIKAMLKELPSQTLANEIPHYEHLDFLWARDVDKLVFQHVFDALESFTGAEHTREEYERYRTVRKQHTDLVKMESGLRRESHLARGSDVADSDVSTAVGEETVRVVELNGSSNEDAAGTGEEMEEAQSEWGVSPTKRLESPLKFESKGLPQFQDRERPWSRESHIPSPTTQQQLQLQPTVLPPRTSRIARPRASKGNLAAEIAASGGEDYPNSPHTPVSKAEMTDGFADSPAGDTGPHAATTGMTGMMNMMTTPKRRGTGGSHMSFDSMRGGRGISLGASKFSDAVAVLDGEGGAEEH; from the exons ATGCCTGTCCCCTTTCTGGGGCGCCTTAACCC CACCGAATATGCCGCCCTTGTTGGATCCTTTTTGCTTGTAGGGCTCGAGGCCTTTATTCGAATATTTACGCTTGCTTTGC CGCCGTCGTTACTACAGCTATGTTACGGGATCTCGAGACGTCTGTTTAATAGGTGGACTAGTCCAGCGCAGAAGCGGGCAGAGCAGAGGAGAAAAT CGGTCTCGGCCTCGATTCGCGATGCCTCCGATTTCGTCGATTTATGTGCCATGTTTGGCTACACCGCCGAGGAACACGTGGTACGAACCGAGGATGGGTATTTGCTGGGAATACACAGACTTGCATGgcggaagggggaggaggaacggAGGGTGAATCGCGGGCCGACCAgcgtcaagaagaaggtggttTACCTGCACCATGGGCTGCTAATGAACAGCGAGGTGTGGGTTTGCTTGACGGATGAGCAGCGCGCTTTGCCCTTTgcgttggtggagaagggtTTTGACGTTTGG CTCGGAAACAACAGGGGCAACAAGTACTCGAAAAAGTCGATCCGATATTCCCCCACGACGACCGAGTTTTGGAACTTTTCCATTGACCAATTTGCCCTCCACGATATTCCTAATAGCATCAGCTACATTCTCGAGATCACCGGCCAGCCGTCCCTCTCCTACATCGGCTTCTCCCAAGGCACCGCGCAGGCTTTTGCCAGCTTGTCCATCCACCCCAAGCTCAACGAGCAGGTCAATGTCTTTATCGCTCTGGCGCCAGCCATGTCGCCAGCGGGCTTGTCTAACGGCATAGTTGACGCTCTGGTCAAGGCCTCGCCACAGGTGCTGTTCCTCCTTTTCGGCCGGCGGTCCATACTCAGCTCGGCCACCATGTGGCAGTCAATCCTCTATCCACCACTGTTCACCAAGCTCATCGATCTAGGTCTCTCGTTTCTCTTCAACTGGCAAACCAAAAACATCAGCACTTCGCAGAAACTGGCCGCTTACCCTCATCTCTACTCGTTCACCTCAACAAAATCAGTGGTACACTGGTTCCAGATCATACGAACCAAGTCCTTCCAGATgtatgatgacgatgtccaCCGGCCCCTGATCtcagccaccagcaacaagtACACCAAAGTCGCTAGGTACCCGACAAGGAACATCAAGACGCCGATCGTGCTCGTATACGGAGGTAGTGACTCGTTGGTCGATATCAAGGCCATGCTGAAGGAGCTTCCTAGTCAAACGCTAGCCAACGAGATCCCACACTACGAGCACCTGGACTTTTTGTGGGCGAGGGACGTGGACAAGTTGGTTTTCCAGCATGTCTTTGATGCGCTGGAGAGTTTCACTGGGGCGGAGCATACGAGGGAGGAGTATGAGCGGTATAGAACTGTCAGAAAACAGCACACAGACTtggtcaagatggagagTGGGCTGAGAAGGGAAAGCCACCTGGCTAGGGGAAGTGATGTGGCTGATAGTGATGTCAGCACAGCGGTTGGGGAAGAAACAGTGAGGGTCGTGGAGTTGAATGGGAGTTCAAATGAGGACGCGGCCgggactggggaggagatggaggaggcgcaAAGTGAATGGGGGGTGTCACCTACAAAGAGGCTAGAAAGCCCGTTGAAGTTTGAGTCGAAGGGCCTGCCACAGTTTCAGGACCGTGAGAGGCCATGGTCGAGGGAGAGCCACATCCCTTCGCCGacaacacagcagcagctacAGCTCCAACCCACCGTCCTGCCACCTAGGACAAGTAGGATTGCCAGGCCGAGGGCTAGCAAGGGGAACCTAGCTGCCGAGATAGCTGCTTCCGGTGGTGAGGACTACCCAAACTCCCCGCACACGCCCGTGTCCAAAGCGGAGATGACGGACGGGTTCGCAGACAGTCCAGCTGGCGACACTGGCCCTCACGCCGCCACGACAGGGATGACGGGGATGATGAACATGATGACTACTCCtaagaggagggggacgggagggagtCATATGAGTTTTGACTCtatgaggggagggaggggaattAGTCTGGGTGCCAGTAAGTTCTCCGACgctgttgctgttcttgatggggaaggaggggcagAAGAGCACTGA
- a CDS encoding uncharacterized protein (EggNog:ENOG503NZRB), with amino-acid sequence MKPDHTGEYRPKKRARHCEDTASTYYILRTMPSFSILRRSPKGHKRGDPPVQDDAKTSSTPEESDVSSPSPPAASRINSTTSSTPEPETSKPSDVNNRDGKKERRGLNRDLLHDLRSRLVGKQPPAPSELTPQRGRWPPRRGTAVEPLETSVRCTPLSPLSPLSPRSPVNPNKPLPSPPPPGSEQARFPPPKPTLKIARIMATLTDSEVEKLFSGAPQYFARSEGHYTGAPHPSVAFPWDESLEIRDLTDHTQIEDKAWGCVTAWPHITRDVHADRSTAQRASEQKRRAHFYPRCRERPNMLSMFGLEKGSLGYQAALELSVADALQEEQWGFESIGTRTPAVIEQRQKMLTSKDGLRHIEESLIMEQLIKNGARYTEKHLREKRVSSELYNELFLQILHPPTKVLDHRDPYSLAVQISALVKVLAAPNMWIDFSHVEWRIRLGQLLWGNDLGDEVDDGASIGTGGSSGDIVEERYWLLMQILLACELLIRLDAITEGDELGVESIRPAEILRFERDANKSVKWSLILARAWLENIEVVKTEGAERSSDEKPSSGWLASLTKRMSLSREHGHGHGHGHKNHHHDPAYLIRGKHVQRQLKGLEHFARRLRWPDEKSYVSTISDNCRAVVEGTPLTTPLASPSSRADSQRSSYFAVPRPNSKSRRVASRRRKISAALHSSGWLSKSYVSGLMLPGEGLCHFLMATLLENDPEAMARLGPMANLCAGFVYSGKSFWSTACIVGRVLAAGKGAVECMGWISSDVTPLGLGDGWVNIEVEETVEDALHVDKKARLWGKRAIENESNVLGDADPSSVLPADFIIPFENIYRDRVPPMIHIGFEALQLCAPADSVHTTPSESNGVTPVSEVSSRPPEIHTYPAAISFTVTDMDTEEVTEHTFSLAKDINFVTAHPCVPSQHVKIMKSPSSPTIRQVDLNGDGGGKAATVLGHPLHKYFAYTALHLSDLLFSKKDFTLEALLGDYSNALHKPSQTPASSSPPAAKFLVVDCITGFQPQPQEHEIPLSPVISRSDSYSMNSPLSPVGGTFEGKLESASKKMHSESRRRQFGSDMEMLARAVCAERGWNVVVSRRRRGCLACAIREAGALGWKVILRVD; translated from the exons ATGAAACCTGACCACACCGGGGAGTACAGACCCAAGAAGCGGGCACGACACTGCGAGGACACTGCGAGCACATATTACATACTCCGCACCATGCCTTCGTTCTCGATATTGCGAAGATCGCCAAAGGGCCACAAGAGGGGTGATCCCCCAGTGCAAGACGATGCCAAGACCTCGTCAACGCCAGAGGAAAGCGACGTCAGCAgcccctcaccacccgctGCAAGTCGCATCAACAGCACAACAAGCTCGACCCCCGAACCCGAAACATCCAAGCCGTCAGACGTCAACAATAGAGACGGCAAGAAAGAACGGCGGGGCCTCAATAGAGACCTGTTGCACGACCTTCGAAGCCGACTTGTGGGAAAGCagccaccagcaccatcagAGTTGACCCCTCAGCGGGGAAGATGGCCCCCAAGACGAGGCACAGCGGTAGAG CCCTTGGAGACATCGGTACGGTGCACACCACTTTCACCCCTCTCGCCGCTGTCCCCGCGCTCCCCCGTCAACCCGAACAAGCCgctcccctcaccacctccgcctgGTAGCGAACAGGCCCGGTTTCCACCCCCAAAGCCAACCCTCAAGATCGCCCGCATCATGGCCACCCTCACAGACTCGGAGGTTGAGAAGCTCTTCTCGGGAGCACCTCAGTACTTTGCCCGCTCCGAGGGCCACTACACCGGCGCACCTCACCCCTCGGTTGCCTTTCCCTGGGACGAGTCTCTCGAGATCAGGGATCTCACAGACCACACGCAGATCGAAGACAAGGCCTGGGGCTGCGTCACGGCCTGGCCTCACATCACCCGCGATGTCCACGCCGACCGGTCCACCGCCCAGCGGGCCTCGGAGCAGAAACGCCGAGCTCACTTTTACCCCCGCTGCCGCGAGCGGCCGAACATGCTGAGCATGTTTGGGCTGGAAAAGGGCAGCCTGGGATACCAAGCCGCACTGGAGCTGTCGGTAGCAGACGCGCTCCAGGAAGAGCAATGGGGGTTTGAGAGCATTGGCACGAGGACCCCGGCGGTGATTGAGCAGAGGCAAAAGATGCTGACGTCCAAGGACGGGCTGAGACATATTGAGGAGAGTCTGATCATGGAGCAGCTGATCAAGAATGGGGCGAGGTATACGGAGAAGCACTTgcgggagaagagggttTCGAGCGAACTTTACAATGAGTTGTTCCTCCAGATTCTCCACCCGCCGACGAAGGTGCTGGACCACCGGGATCCGTACAGTCTTGCCGTGCAGATTTCGGCCTTGGTCAAGGTGCTGGCAGCCCCGAACATGTGGATTGATTTCTCGCACGTGGAGTGGAGAATCAGGTTGGGACAGCTGCTGTGGGGGAATGAtttgggggatgaggtggatgatggggctTCGATCGGGACGGGAGGTTCGTCGGGCGACATCGTTGAGGAGAGGTATTGGTTGCTGATGCAGATCTTGCTGGCTTGTGAGTTGCTCATCAGGTTGGATGCAATCACGGAGGGAGACGAGTTGGGAGTGGAGAGTATTCGACCGGCGGAGATTTTGCGGTTCGAGAGAGATGCGAACAAGTCGGTGAAGTGGTCGCTCATCCTTGCAAGAGCTTGGTTGGAAAACATCGAGGTCGTCAAGACAGAGGGCGCGGAGAGGTCATCAGATGAGAAGCCTTCTTCTGGGTGGTTGGCTTCGTTGACCAAACGCATGTCTCTGTCTCGCGAACACGGGCATGGACATGGACATGGCCATAAAAATCATCACCATGATCCGGCCTATCTCATCAGAGGAAAGCACGTGCAGCGTCAGCTTAAGGGCCTGGAGCATTTTGCCAGGCGATTGCGGTGGCCGGATGAGAAGTCCTATGTCTCGACAATCTCTGACAACTGCCGTGCCGTGGTGGAAGGCACTCCGTTGACCACACCCCTCGCCAGTCCGAGCAGCCGAGCCGACAGTCAACGCTCGTCGTATTTTGCCGTCCCTAGACCCAATTCGAAATCTCGTCGGGTGGCATCCAGACGAAGAAAGATCTCGGCTGCACTGCACTCTTCTGGCTGGCTTTCCAAGAGCTATGTGTCCGGCCTGATGTTGCCCGGGGAAGGACTGTGCCATTTCTTGATGGCAACTCTGCTGGAGAACGACCCAGAAGCCATGGCGAGGCTGGGCCCCATGGCAAACCTCTGTGCTGGGTTCGTCTACTCTGGCAAGAGCTTCTGGAGCACTGCTTGCATCGTCGGCCGTGTGCTCGCTGCAGGCAAGGGTGCCGTAGAATGCATGGGATGGATTTCGAGTGACGTCACACctcttgggcttggagacGGCTGGGTCAACATCGAAGTCGAAGAGACTGTCGAAGACGCCCTCCATGTCGACAAGAAGGCTCGCCTCTGGGGCAAGCGCGCCATTGAAAACGAATCCAACGTTCTCGGTGACGCCGACCCTTCTTCTGTTCTGCCGGCGGACTTTATCATTCCATTTGAAAACATTTACCGGGACAGGGTCCCGCCTATGATTCACATCGGCTTCGAGGCATTGCAGCTTTGCGCGCCGGCCGATTCGGTGCACACCACACCTAGTGAGAGCAACGGAGTAACACCGGTTTCAGAAGTCAGCAGCCGGCCTCCCGAGATTCACACCTACCCGGCGGCCATTAGCTTTACGGTTACGGATATGGACACGGAGGAGGTGACCGAGCACACCTTCTCGCTGGCGAAGGATATCAACTTTGTGACTGCGCACCCGTGTGTGCCGTCGCAGCACGTCAAGATTATGAAGTCGCCAAGCAGCCCGACTATTCGGCAGGTGGATTtgaatggtgatggtggtggtaaggCTGCTACCGTTCTTG GCCATCCCCTTCACAAGTACTTCGCATACACTGCACTCCATCTCTCGGACCTGCTATTCTCCAAGAAAGACTTTACACTTGAAGCTCTGCTGGGTGACTACTCCAACGCCCTTCACAAACCAAGCCAGACACCTGCttcgtcctcccctcctgcGGCAAAATTCCTCGTGGTAGACTGCATCACTGGCTTTCAGCCCCAACCGCAAGAACACGAGATCCCTCTGTCGCCGGTTATCAGCCGGTCAGACAGCTACAGCATGAactcccctctctccccagTTGGAGGTACTTTTGAGGGAAAGCTGGAGAGCGCCTCGAAGAAGATGCACAGCGAGAGTAGAAGACGGCAATTCGGCAGTGACATGGAGATGTTGGCTCGGGCGGTGTGTGCAGAGAGGGGGTGGAATGTGGTTGTTAgtcggagaagaagaggctgccTGGCATGCGCGATTAGGGAGGCGGGGGCGTTGGGTTGGAAAGTGATTTTGAGAGTGGACTGA
- the RTA3 gene encoding Envelope glycoprotein gp160 (EggNog:ENOG503NWCU; COG:S): MSSTVNEDNHGPAPEGYDTWEKYCAATTAQFCFDAQPPIEGVWEKIPSLTTNAIFAALFGVSFIAFIITYFRSRRQGTFFTVMMCLGLLCEIVGYAGRAASAKNPWDDMGFMIQIVTLTIGPAFLAAGIYTCLAKVVSVYGEESSRLPAGWYTRIFIPCDVVSLVLQASGGGIAAASDDIDLLNMGNNIMIAGLSFQVFILAVFLAVSGEFLLRVRNRKKTYGPDAGFEQAEPAKSIRQGFMFKAIMIALAVSTVAIFWRSCFRVAELSEGWNGPLMAREDLFIAFESVMILIAVVVMNVFNPCMVFGVMMSSKWRKQGGFRKSESTATTSSDEELNVLRQSAQGSRRAAGFGNQRYYQTQGHHNGNQNQNSRYGDV, translated from the exons ATGTCCTCCACCGTCAACGAAGACAACCACGGGCCTGCTCCCGAAGGCTACGACACGTGGGAGAAATACTGCGCCGCCACAACAGCTCAGTTCTGCTTCGACGCCCAGCCTCCCATCGAGGGCGTCTGGGAAAagatcccctccctcaccaccaacgccatCTTCGCCGCCCTCTTCGGCGTCTCCTTCAtcgccttcatcatcacctacTTCCGCTCCCGCCGCCAGGGCACCTTTTTCACCGTCATGATGTGTCTTGGGCTGCTGTGTGAAATCGTCGGTTACGCCGGGAGAGCCGCATCGGCCAAGAACCCCTGGGACGACATGGGCTTCATGATTCAGATTGTGACTCTGACGATTGGACCGGCGTTTTTGGCTGCGGGTATCTACACTTGCCTGGCCAAGGTGGTGAGCGTCTATGGTGAGGAGAGCAGCAGGTTGCCCGCCGGTTGGTATACCCGCATC TTCATCCCCTGCGACGTCGTCTCTCTTGTCCTCCAAGCCTCGGGAGGTggcatcgccgccgcctcggaCGACatcgacctcctcaacatgGGCAACAACATCATGATCGCCGGTCTCTCCTTCCAGgtcttcatcctcgccgtcttcctcgccgtgTCGGGCGAGTTCCTCCTCCGGGTCCGCAACCGCAAAAAGACCTACGGACCCGACGCCGGGTTCGAGCAAGCCGAGCCTGCCAAGTCCATCCGTCAGGGGTTCATGTTCAAGGCCATCATGATCGCGCTCGCGGTCAGCACCGTTGCCATCTTCTGGCGGTCGTGCTTCCGTGTCGCGGAGCTGTCCGAGGGCTGGAACGGCCCCCtcatggcgagggaggatcTCTTCATCGCGTTCGAGTCGGTCATGATCCTCATtgccgtggtggtgatgaacgTATTCAACCCCTGCATGGTGTTCGGTGTCATGATGAGCAGCAAGTGGAGGAAGCAGGGCGGGTTCAGAAAGTCCGAGAGcacggccaccacctccagcgacgaggagctcaacGTCCTCCGGCAGTCCGCTCAGGGCTCGAGGAGGGCGGCCGGTTTCGGAAACCAGAGGTACTACCAGACCCAGGGGCATCACAATGgcaaccagaaccagaacagCCGGTATGGTGATGTTTAA
- a CDS encoding uncharacterized protein (EggNog:ENOG503P9CH) has product MTYASSNKIPRRRPLTLTPIKVKGRGRKPKWQPPNPAQLRSLMEERRRKREEENGHDNVDGISSRSSKRSKQSFPPKSRLESLPPEMLWPIAVRSQNLHLLRVSKFLRGLLSDRSFELEMAVAAFGPTWDMYFGRPRSTIGSPPEPEQFPGDPKFQGNVLVARLMHDTRYMNVDFILKAQQVWCRQERTERHMEKAACILWKPPTQVQPKQEGSEANEDQRAEEKQELGYREREVEKIRERFDEDWQEFCDACPFNNTTKLEYEIGTNTQGPEGGYLDLHPLTPIPDRFLKGPFDLESVKLLFWLVRGGARILPEHNWEATKHGFEQIMNMESRLGIYVLILFDILGVFKKEHWPPFLLDEKMKWVKETRRIEMSAQSWKYRLSILAHRMFLSRQEQEENSRLGRDSLNSERRDRGPRR; this is encoded by the exons ATGACTTACGCATCTTCTAACAAAATTCCTCGCCGGCGGCCGTTGACCCTCACGCCTATCAAGGTAAAGGGCCGCGGTCGCAAGCCGAAGTGGCAGCCCCCCAACCCTGCGCAGCTTCGGAGCTTGATGGAGGAGCGCCgaaggaaaagagaggaggagaacggCCACGATAATGTCGACGGTATTTCATCCAGGTCTTCCAAGCGGTCCAAGCAGTCCTTCCCACCGAAGTCTAGGCTCGAGTCGCTACCCCCCGAAATGCTCTGGCCCATAGCCGTCAGGTCACAGAACCTGCATCTCCTGAGGGTCAGCAAGTTTCTTCGAGGTCTCTTGTCAGACAGATCATTTGAACTCGAAATGGCTGTGGCGGCATTCGGCCCAACATGGGATATGTATTTCGGCCGGCCGAGGAGCACTATTGGTAGCCCTCCTGAACCTGAACAGTTTCCCGGGGACCCCAAATTCCAG GGCAATGTGCTTGTTGCGCGTCTCATGCATGACACGCGCTACATGAATGTTGATTTCATACTCAAAGCCCAGCAGGTCTGGTGTCGCCAAGAGCGCACAGAGAGGCACATGGAAAAAGCGGCGTGCATCCTGTGGAAACCGCCAACCCAGGTACAGCCAAAACAAGAGGGATCGGAAGCCAACGAAGACCAGCGAGCTGAAGAGAAGCAAGAGCTTGGATACAGGGAGCGAGAAGTGGAGAAGATCAGGGAGAGGTTCGACGAAGACTGGCAGGAGTTTTGCGACGCCTGCCCGTTTAACAACACAACGAAACTCGAATATGAGATCGGAACGAATACGCAGGGCCCTGAAGGCGGCTATCTGGACCTCCACCCTTTGACACCAATTCCCGATCGGTTCTTGAAAGGGCCATTTGACTTGGAATCAGTCAAATTACTCTTCTGGCTGGTTCGTGGAGGGGCCCGCATATTGCCCGAGCACAACTGGGAGGCCACCAAACACGGATTCGAACAGATCATGAACATGGAGAGTCGGCTGGGCATCTATGTGCTCATCCTCTTCGACATTCTCGGCGTGTTCAAGAAGGAGCATTGGCCACCATTTTTGCTCGACGAGAAAATGAAATGGGTCAAAGAGACAAGGCGGATTGAGATGTCTGCTCAATCGTGGAAGTACCGTCTGTCCATTCTTGCGCATCGCATGTTTTTGTCGCGCCAGGAACAGGAAGAGAATTCGCGCCTGGGACGGGATAGTTTGAATAGTGAGAGGAGGGACagggggccgaggaggtga
- a CDS encoding uncharacterized protein (EggNog:ENOG503NXWD; COG:P), translating to MARQSSWSSRTLAHFRQGGKLEPFRLLRQDARNLRRRWVSDWTVFNQLVVASAVYVFFTNILPGITFAGDLYVLTGRSWGTIEVVFSTGLCGVIFAVFSAQPLTILGVTGPFSVLAENLYELCSDSFKVPFLPVMAWSLIHSAWMHYLLAIFNAHDWTMQYVTDFSADIFSLLNSIIYFHKAAMELKRTHEQMPLDSFLYAMIGAVGTCLVAMLLSTATKWKPLFGRVIRMGLSEYAAAISIILFIGIPYIGDLADLDHGRLAVQTSFRPTNPEREVFFVRFWELPVEWVFISIIPGAIITILFYFDHEISSIICTVDRYGVKKPGGYAWDIALLGTTTALCGILGIPPANGLLPQAPLHSESLRHWVVDEDQVVPAPEEEEEESGAHTNLVPRVYEQRYSHFLQAAMIMVFVSPPFQRVLGLTPTSVLAGLFMFMGYQSLSVNPMLTRFFHLLTPPSELPELPAGVGWGGVHAYTVTQILVTVGIFAVTLTVAAPGFPLLIIILVPVRLCVMNRVWGRETLGFVDGWACREGKPEDDEMVGGDEGFVAGGRDVEDGGGRSKSQ from the exons ATGGCCAGGCAATCTTCGTGGTCCTCGAGGACTCTCGCCCACTTTCGTCAAGGCGGCAAACTGGAGCCGTTCAGACTTCTCAGGCAAGATGCTCGCAACCTTCGGAGGCGATGGGTGTCGGACTGGACAGTCTTCAACCAGCTCGTGGTAGCCAGCGCTGTCTACGTCTTTTTTACCAACATCCTGCCCGGCATCACTTTTGCGGGTGATCTGTACGTTCTCACTGGGAGATCGTGGGGGACGATTGAGGTTGTTTTTAGCActgggttgtgtggtgtcatCTTTGCGGT GTTCTCTGCTCAGCCGTTGACTATTCTTGGGGTTACTGGGCCGTTTTCGGTGCTGGCCGAGAATTTGTACGAGTTGTGCAGTGATAGCTTCAAG GTGCCCTTCCTGCCTGTTATGGCCTGGTCTCTTATCCATTCGGCTTGGATGCATTACCTTTTGGCCATCTTCAACGCCCACGACTGGACCATGCAGTATGTTACAGACTTCAGCGCCGATATCTTCTCGCTGCTCAACAGCATCATCTACTTCCACAAGGCAGCCATGGAGCTCAAGCGGACGCACGAGCAGATGCCGCTGGACTCGTTTCTCTACGCCATGATTGGCGCTGTTGGGACGTGTTTGGTTGCTATGCTCCTGTCCACGGCTACAAAGTGGAAGCCCCTTTTTGGGCGTGTCATCCGGATGGGATTGTCTGAGTATGCAGCTGCGATATCGATTATTCTGTTTATTGGGATTCCGTATATTGGAGACCTGGCCGACTTGGATCATGGCCGGCTTGCGGTGCAGACTTCTTTCCGGCCGACGAATCCAGAACGCGAGGTGTTTTTTGTGAGGTTCTGGGAGCTGCCTGTGGAGTGGGTGTTTATCTCGATCATCCCAGGGGCGATCATCACGATACTTTTCTATTTTGACCATGAgatcagcagcatcatctgCACTGTCGACCGGTACGGGGTGAAGAAACCTGGAGGATATGCTTGGGATATTGCCTTGCTGGGCACGACAACGGCCTTGTGTGGGATATTGGGTATCCCGCCGGCCAACGGGCTGTTGCCACAGGCACCACTTCATTCAGAATCCCTGCGGCATTGGGTAGTTGATGAGGATCAAGTTGTTCCGGcccctgaagaagaagaagaagaaagcggCGCCCATACGAACCTTGTTCCCAGGGTCTACGAACAGCGATACTCCCACTTCCTGCAAGCAGCCATGATAATGGTGTTTGTCAGCCCGCCTTTCCAGCGAGTCTTGGGTCTGACACCGACTTCGGTGTTGGCGGGATTGTTCATGTTTATGGGTTATCAGTCCCTCAGTGTGAACCCTATGCTGACGAGGTTCTTTCACTTGCTCACACCGCCATCTGAGCTGCCCGAGTTGCCtgcgggggtgggttggggaggggtgcaTGCTTATACTGTCACGCAGATTTTGGTCACGGTGGGGATCTTTGCCGTGACGCTTACGGTTGCGGCGCCGGGGTTTCCGCTGTTGATCATCATCTTGGTGCCGGTGAGGTTGTGTGTGATGAAtcgggtttgggggagggagacgtTGGGGTTTGTAGATGGCTGGGCCTGTCGGGAGGGGAAGCCGGAGGACGATGAgatggtgggaggggatgaggggttTGTGGCCGGGGGAAGAGAcgtggaggatggaggggggaggtccAAGAGTCAATGa
- the rps30a_1 gene encoding 40S ribosomal protein S30 (EggNog:ENOG503P6SS; COG:J) translates to MGKVHGSLARAGKVKSQTPKVEKQEKKKTPKGRAKKRLTYTRRFVNITLTGGKRKMNPNPTA, encoded by the exons ATGGGAAAGGTTCACGGAAG TTTGGCTCGTGCCG GAAAGGTCAAGTCTCAGACCCCTAAGGTcgagaagcaggagaagaagaagactcc CAAGGGCCGTGCGAAGAAGAGACTCACTTACACTCGCCGTTTCGTCAACATCACCTTGACTGGTGGCAAGCGCAAG AtgaaccctaaccccacTGCTTAA
- a CDS encoding uncharacterized protein (COG:S; EggNog:ENOG503P0Z8), with product MKPNTLLSTLLPLTSAYSIPKDSTAPSSNAFKIPTARESAILARRILTLTPLGTISTIFPSTTSSRNPPGIEGKPHALMEYISACDPLAPSNPTLLSLNISSTFRNAANANLSLAITWTPPPLPPPSRSFLSHLNPFSSEPPVQPQSYSAAALPRYSLMGYLEPIPGADDPKSDVGKLVQTCYTNTHPDAKYWLPGNRIHESHFVRLVVTEIYWVGGFGDRAYIGWIDAKDWESVTEKEIEGARLPGEKPLEGGDL from the coding sequence atgaaacccaacaccctcctctccaccctcctccccctcacctcgGCCTACTCCATCCCCAAGGACTCAACCgcccccagcagcaatgCCTTCAAGATCCCCACCGCCCGCGAATCTgccatcctcgcccgccGAatcctaaccctaaccccgcTAGGCACCATCTCGaccatcttcccctccaccacctcgtccCGCAACCCCCCAGGAATTGAAGGCAAACCCCACGCCCTAATGGAGTACATCTCCGCCTGTGACCCTCTCGCACCCTCCAACCCGACCCTCTTGtccctcaacatctcctccaccttccgCAACGCAGCCaacgccaacctctccctaGCCATAACCTggaccccccctcccctcccccctccctcaaggtccttcctctcccatctcaaccccttttcttccGAACCCCCCGTTCAGCCCCAATCCTACAGCGCTGCCGCTCTCCCGCGGTACTCCCTGATGGGGTATCTCGAACCCATCCCCGGAGCGGACGACCCAAAGAGTGATGTGGGCAAGCTGGTTCAGACTTGCTACACCAACACGCATCCGGACGCGAAGTACTGGCTTCCGGGAAATAGGATTCACGAGAGCCATTttgtgaggttggtggtgacggagATTTACTGGGTGGGCGGGTTTGGGGATAGGGCGTATATCGGGTGGATTGACGCCAAGGATTGGGAGAGTGTGaccgagaaggagattgaggggGCGAGGTTGCCTGGGGAGAAGCCGCTTGAAGGGGGGGATCTTTAG